Proteins co-encoded in one Populus trichocarpa isolate Nisqually-1 chromosome 10, P.trichocarpa_v4.1, whole genome shotgun sequence genomic window:
- the LOC7468460 gene encoding probable phytol kinase 1, chloroplastic isoform X1, which translates to MALSSCTLTLSHSSLRRHVHKYTTTIHLAPPPSPPPHWNLPNPPVLPFRRLVSFPPYIPCSSLISATAPLLQDAGATATVLAGAYSLVRTFDTLTQRNLIQQSLSRKLVHILSGLLFAACWPIFSTSTQARYLASVVPLVNCLRLIVNGFSLVTDEGLIKSVTREGNPQELLRGPLYYVLILILCALVFWRESPTGVISLAMMCGGDGVADIIGRRFGSLKLPYNQHKSWAGSISMFICGFLISIGMLFYYSALGYFQLDWTWTIQRVALVALVATVVESLPITEVVDDNITVPLVSMVVSMLSFGY; encoded by the exons ATGGCCCTCTCGTCTTGCACTCTTACCCTCTCTCACTCTTCTTTACGCCGCCACGTACACAAATACACCACCACTATCCACCTCGCCCCTCCTCCGTCTCCTCCTCCTCACTGGAACTTGCCCAATCCACCAGTACTTCCTTTCCGACGTCTCGTTTCCTTTCCTCCTTACATTCCTTGCTCCTCCCTCATTTCCGCCACCGCACCTCTACTTCAAGACGCCGGTGCCACGGCTACTGTACTTGCTGGTGCTTACAGTCTCGTTCGCACTTTTGATACTCTCACTCAGCGAAATCTCATTCAACAGAGTTTGAGCAGAAAACTAGTTCATATACTTTCGGGCTTGCTTTTTGCTGCTTGCTGGCCTATTTTCAG CACCTCAACACAGGCTCGCTACTTAGCTTCTGTAGTACCTCTTGTGAATTGCTTAAGGCTTATTGTAAATGGCTTCTCTTTGGTTACTGATGAAGGGCTCATTAAATCTGTTACTCGAGAAGGAAATCCGCA GGAGTTGCTGAGAGGACCTTTgtattatgttttgatattgATTTTGTGTGCTCTTGTTTTTTGGCGTGAGTCTCCAACTGGGGTGATCTCTTTGGCCATGATGTGTGGTGGGGATG GTGTGGCTGATATAATCGGTAGAAGATTTGGGTCATTGAAGCTTCCTTACAATCAACACAAGAGCTGGGCTGGTAGCATATCTATGTTCATCTGTGGCTTCTTGATTTCTATTGG GATGCTGTTCTACTATTCAGCCCTCGGATATTTCCAGTTGGATTGGACATGGACAATTCAGAGAGTGGCTTTAGTGGCTTTAGTGGCAACTGTTGTAGAGTCCCTTCCAATTACAGAGGTAGTAGATGACAACATAACTGTTCCTTTAGTAAGCATGGTGGTATCAATGCTAAGCTTCGGTTACTAG
- the LOC7468460 gene encoding probable phytol kinase 1, chloroplastic isoform X2, which produces MALSSCTLTLSHSSLRRHVHKYTTTIHLAPPPSPPPHWNLPNPPVLPFRRLVSFPPYIPCSSLISATAPLLQDAGATATVLAGAYSLVRTFDTLTQRNLIQQSLSRKLVHILSGLLFAACWPIFRELLRGPLYYVLILILCALVFWRESPTGVISLAMMCGGDGVADIIGRRFGSLKLPYNQHKSWAGSISMFICGFLISIGMLFYYSALGYFQLDWTWTIQRVALVALVATVVESLPITEVVDDNITVPLVSMVVSMLSFGY; this is translated from the exons ATGGCCCTCTCGTCTTGCACTCTTACCCTCTCTCACTCTTCTTTACGCCGCCACGTACACAAATACACCACCACTATCCACCTCGCCCCTCCTCCGTCTCCTCCTCCTCACTGGAACTTGCCCAATCCACCAGTACTTCCTTTCCGACGTCTCGTTTCCTTTCCTCCTTACATTCCTTGCTCCTCCCTCATTTCCGCCACCGCACCTCTACTTCAAGACGCCGGTGCCACGGCTACTGTACTTGCTGGTGCTTACAGTCTCGTTCGCACTTTTGATACTCTCACTCAGCGAAATCTCATTCAACAGAGTTTGAGCAGAAAACTAGTTCATATACTTTCGGGCTTGCTTTTTGCTGCTTGCTGGCCTATTTTCAG GGAGTTGCTGAGAGGACCTTTgtattatgttttgatattgATTTTGTGTGCTCTTGTTTTTTGGCGTGAGTCTCCAACTGGGGTGATCTCTTTGGCCATGATGTGTGGTGGGGATG GTGTGGCTGATATAATCGGTAGAAGATTTGGGTCATTGAAGCTTCCTTACAATCAACACAAGAGCTGGGCTGGTAGCATATCTATGTTCATCTGTGGCTTCTTGATTTCTATTGG GATGCTGTTCTACTATTCAGCCCTCGGATATTTCCAGTTGGATTGGACATGGACAATTCAGAGAGTGGCTTTAGTGGCTTTAGTGGCAACTGTTGTAGAGTCCCTTCCAATTACAGAGGTAGTAGATGACAACATAACTGTTCCTTTAGTAAGCATGGTGGTATCAATGCTAAGCTTCGGTTACTAG
- the LOC7468460 gene encoding probable phytol kinase 1, chloroplastic isoform X3, whose translation MALSSCTLTLSHSSLRRHVHKYTTTIHLAPPPSPPPHWNLPNPPVLPFRRLVSFPPYIPCSSLISATAPLLQDAGATATVLAGAYSLVRTFDTLTQRNLIQQSLSRKLVHILSGLLFAACWPIFSTSTQARYLASVVPLVNCLRLIVNGFSLVTDEGLIKSVTREGNPQELLRGPLYYVLILILCALVFWRESPTGVISLAMMCGGDGVADIIGRRFGSLKLPYNQHKSWAGCCSTIQPSDISSWIGHGQFREWL comes from the exons ATGGCCCTCTCGTCTTGCACTCTTACCCTCTCTCACTCTTCTTTACGCCGCCACGTACACAAATACACCACCACTATCCACCTCGCCCCTCCTCCGTCTCCTCCTCCTCACTGGAACTTGCCCAATCCACCAGTACTTCCTTTCCGACGTCTCGTTTCCTTTCCTCCTTACATTCCTTGCTCCTCCCTCATTTCCGCCACCGCACCTCTACTTCAAGACGCCGGTGCCACGGCTACTGTACTTGCTGGTGCTTACAGTCTCGTTCGCACTTTTGATACTCTCACTCAGCGAAATCTCATTCAACAGAGTTTGAGCAGAAAACTAGTTCATATACTTTCGGGCTTGCTTTTTGCTGCTTGCTGGCCTATTTTCAG CACCTCAACACAGGCTCGCTACTTAGCTTCTGTAGTACCTCTTGTGAATTGCTTAAGGCTTATTGTAAATGGCTTCTCTTTGGTTACTGATGAAGGGCTCATTAAATCTGTTACTCGAGAAGGAAATCCGCA GGAGTTGCTGAGAGGACCTTTgtattatgttttgatattgATTTTGTGTGCTCTTGTTTTTTGGCGTGAGTCTCCAACTGGGGTGATCTCTTTGGCCATGATGTGTGGTGGGGATG GTGTGGCTGATATAATCGGTAGAAGATTTGGGTCATTGAAGCTTCCTTACAATCAACACAAGAGCTGGGCTG GATGCTGTTCTACTATTCAGCCCTCGGATATTTCCAGTTGGATTGGACATGGACAATTCAGAGAGTGGCTTTAG